The DNA segment TGCAATCTGTTTTTTATTTTTCCATATGTAGTTAAAATACATCCATAACCATAATCACTTCGTTCAGAAATTGAAGCTTTATTTTCTCCTTGAAATTTCACAAAAATGAACGGAATATTATTTTTATCCGATAGTAATTCTGCCAGCAAATTATATTCTCCCGCTTCATTCCTTAAATTCAAATTTGTTTCAAAGGATTTATCTTCTAAATGGTAATTTTTTTCAGAATAATATATTTTAAGTTCTCTAAATGATAGATTGGATGAATTCGCTCTTTTTTTTAGCATGTATTCATTATCTATAAACTTTTTCTCATATCTAATTTTTATCTGTTCCGGTGTCATTTCTTTGCAGGTTGTTCCTATTCTCATTGTGCATCCAGCAGAAGAAAACCCATATTTCTTTTGACAATAAATATGATTACGCCCTTTATTTATATGAATCACTATAAGAGTTTTTCCTTCATCAAATTTAAGTTCCGAGCTGATTTCATCATCAAGAACAGTTTCAAGATAATCAATTGTGCTGTTAAATGACTTAATAATATTCATTTTTGGTTTTCCTCCTTTCTTTCGGTTTATTTTAGTATAGAGGAAGATTTCTTTTACTACCCTACAGTATTCGTACAAATTTTAAGGGATATGTCCCCACGAATATAAATTTATAAATCACTATTTTCCACAAAAGCCTCCCACCAAAAAGATGGAAGGCTTTCTAAACAATTCACCTAAATTCAACAACTCCCTTTTGAACCTACTCTTGGGACTTTTTAGTATCAAAATAGTATCACTAAGACAGTTTTTACGCTTTTAAATCGCTAAAATCCTGCTTTTTCAACGGTTCTATAGCAGAAACATGTTTGTTACTATCACTCCCACTCTATTGTCCCCGGAGGTTTAGATGTAATATCTAAGGCCACTCGATTTACATGCTTCACTTCGTTCACAATACGTGTTGAAATACGATCAAGAACATCATAAGGAATACGCGCCCAATCCGCTGTCATACCATCAATCGAAGTTACAGCGCGAATAACAACCGTATAATCATACGTCCTCTGATCCCCCATGACACCAACCGATCGAATATTTGGCAAACAAGTAAAATACTGCCAAATATCTCTTTGTAGACCAGCCTTTTGAATCTCTTCCCGAAGAATCAAATCCGAATCACGCACAATTTCCAACTTCTCTTCACTAATTTCGCCCAGCACACGAATTCCCAAGCCGGGTCCTGGAAACGGTTGTCTCCACACCATTTCCTCCGGTAAACCAAGTTCTGTTCCCAAAGCACGCACCTCATCCTTGAATAATTTATTCAAGGGTTCAATCAATTGGAAATTCAAATCTTCTGGCAAACCACCCACATTATGATGTGACTTAATCGTTTGTGCCGTCTTTGTGCCTGACTCAATCACATCCGTATACAAAGTCCCTTGTGCCAACCAATGAATATCCACACCCTTTAGTAACTTTTGTACCTCATCTTGAAATGTATACACAAACTCATTGCCAATAATCTTACGCTTTTGTTCTGGATCCGATACACCTTTTAACTTATTCATGAAACGCTTAGAAGCATCCACCTTTGTCAGATGAATACTCATATTCTTTACGAAGGTTTCCATGACTGAGTCCGCCTCTTTCTTACGTAATAAGCCATGATCAATAAACATACAATAAAGCTGATCACCGATCGCCTTATGCAATAAAGCTGCCACAACCGAAGAATCCACACCACCAGACAAAGCCAATAACACCTTATCTTTGCCAACTTTAGCACGAATTTCATCTATCTGTTGTACAATAAAGTTCTTCATCGACCAATTCGCTTTCACTTCACATACACCAAACACAAAGTTTTTCAGTATATCCAAGCCATATTCACTATGACGAACTTCAGGATGAAATTGAAGTGTATAAATCATTCTTTCTTCATTCATTGAAGCAACTGATGGGCAAGTGGTACTTTGTCCCATACCCACAAAACCATCAGCCAATTTAACTACCTGGTCACCATGGCTCATCCAAACTGTTTGTTTTTCAGGCAAACCCTTTAATAAAGCATTATTTGTATCAAAGATAACCTCTGTTCGACCATACTCCTTTTTATCAGAACCTTTTACTTCCCCACCTAACATTTGGTGTATCATCTGCATTCCATAACAAATTCCCAAAATAGGAAGACCAGATGTAAAAATAGCTGGATCACACTTCAAAGAACCATCTTCATACACCGAATTAGGACCACCCGAGAAAATAATCCCTTTCACATCTTCCATTGCTAAAATATCGCTTAATCGCATGTCTCCTGGGTGCAATTCTGAATACACCCCAAATTCACGAACACGACGGGAAATCAACTGATTGTACTGACTGCCAAAATCCAAAACAATAATCTTATCTGCCATCCTATTTTCCTCTTTAATAGAACTAATATAACAAAAAAAAGAAGGTTCTTCACCCTCTTTTCAATGAATTTCTATTCCGCTGGAATAACCGAACCATCTGACCACTTCGACTTGATAAAATCCTTCATTTCTTTTGATTGTAAAACCTCTACTAAAGCCTTAATCTTCTTATCGTTTTCATGACCTTCTTGACAAGCAATGATATTCACATAAGGATTCTTCGCATCGGCTTTTTCTAAAATTAAAGCATCTTTGCTGGGATTTAAACCGGAAGAAATTGCATAATTACCATTGATAGCCACTAAATCTCCTTCACCATTCGCATAAGTAGTTGCTAATAATTCCGGTTTTACTTCTTTAAACTTCAAATGCTTCGGATTGCTTGTATCATTCTTAATATCCGCAATTGTTGTTGTTAGAACATTCGCATTTTCTGGCAATTTCACTAAACCGGCACTGTTTAAAATCGCTAAAATACGACCATTGTCGGCTACGGAATTCGATACAATCACCGTTGCACCATCCTTCACATCACTGACCTTCTTAATTGTCTTCGAATAAAGACCAAATGGTTCGATATGCACCCCACCAACATTTGCAATCTTATAGCCATTCGTTTTCTTTTCATTATCAAAGAAAGGAACGTGTTGGAAGAAATTCGCATCCGCATTACTACTAGACACCGCTTCATTGGGAATGTAATAATCATCGGTAATTGAAACATCTAATTCAATTCCATATTTCTCTTTTAAAATCGCTTTCGCCTTTTCTAAAATCTCACCATGTGGATTCGCAGTAGCGATTACTTTTAGTTTTTCATTTTTTTCCGTGGTTTTCTTTGCGTTGTTACCACAAGCCACTAAGCCCAATGCTAATACAGAAATAGCAGCTGCTTTAATAAACTTTTTCAAAATCATTCTCTCCTTTATCGTTTATCAATACGTTTTACAATAAAATCACCCAGCCATTGTATCGCAAGGACAATCACAATAATAATAGCTGTTGATGTGTATAAGACAGGTCCATTTCTTCTTGCAAATCCATATAAGTACGCAAGGCTTCCAAGACCCCCTGCTCCAATTGCCCCCGCCATGGCAGTATAAGAAATTAAAGAAATACCGGTAACGGTTATTCCTGAAACAATGGCTGGTAAGGATTCTGGCAGTAAAACTTTTGTGATAATTTGCCAGTTGGTTGCTCCCATAGCTTTACTTGCTTCAATTGTTCCCTTATCCACTTCTTGAAAGGCAATGACGCACATTCGAGCAAAGAAGGGTGCTGAAGCTAATATCAAAGATGGAAGAGCCGCCTTAGCTCCTAGCATACTACCCACCAATAGCTTCGTTAATGGAATGACCAATATCAATAAGATAATAAATGGGATTGCACGAAGAATATTCACAATTGCATCGACGAATCGGTTCATCATCCGATTTGGAAAGAGTCCATCGCTTTGCGTACAGTAAAGAAGTATTCCAATCACTAAACCTAAAATAACTGCCATGGTTAACGAGAAAAAGGTCATATATAATGTTTCCCTAACAGCCGTTTGAAGCTGTTCTATATTCACCGTTGTTGTCATCATGATAGCACCTCCACTCCCACATTGCTTTCCACCAATGTTTTCACAAATTTTTCGTAGTCTTCTTTATTTCCCTTACTCAGATGAATATAAGTAACACCCATCGGTCCACTAGCGGATTGAGAAATATTCGATTCTACGATAGAAACATCAAATAGGACTTTTCTAGCCGCATGAATAATAATTGGCTGATCCGCATTATTACCGGTGAAAGATACTCGTAATAATTGCCCATCTGGATAACGACTTTTTAAGCTTTTTGCTAAATCTTCAATCGATTGGTCAGCTTCAATATTCTGAACAAACTTTCGTGTGACTGCGTGTTTCGGACGAGAAAATAAATCTTCTACCAAACCCAGTTCCACAATTTTACCTTCTTCCATTACAGCCATTCTGTGACAAACCTTTTGGACTACTTCCATTTGATGAGTGATCATCGCAATCGTTAAATGAAGCTTTTGATTAATTTCTCTTAGTAAAGATAAAATCTGTTCTGTTGTTTCGGGATCCAAAGCGGAAGTGGCTTCATCACAAAGAAGAATTTTAGGTCGATTGGCTAAGGCTCTGGCGATACCTACCCTCTGTTTCTGACCACCGGATAATTCACTTGGATAAAAATTTTCCCGACCACTTAGACCAACAAGTTCAATCAGTTCTTTCACTTTTTTCTTTCTTTCTTCTTTATCCATACCGGCCAGTTCTAAGGGAAGTTCAATATTCTTTTGTACTGTTCTGCTCCAAAGAAGATTAAAGTGCTGAAAAATCATACCAATGCTTTGACGTTGTTTGTTTAAATCTTTTTTATTTAGTTCGCCAATATTCACACCATCAATCCAAATTTCACCAGAAGTTTGTTTCTCAAGCTGATTGATTAAACGAACTAGTGTACTTTTACCAGCTCCTGAATAGCCAATGATACCAAATATTTCTCCCTCTTGAATGTTTAAAGTAACATCTTCAACAGCGTGGATACTATCGGATTTAGTTGCAAATGTTTTACTGACATTTTTAATTTCAATCATTTCTATCTTTCCTTTCTATCCATACAAAAAATCCCGCCCTAACAATAAGGACGAGATGTACCATCACGTGTTACCACCTTAATTCGTATATATCTCACAATATATACCTCATAGAGTACCAACATACCCCTTGTCTATAACGGGACATCCCGTTGATGCCTAACTATCGGCAACAAAGCTCCAAGACCATATTCACTAGACATTCCTTGTTCCCTTTTCAGCTGCCGGGACTCTCTAAGACAATTAGCTTCCAGCTACTCTTCTCTTCATCGCTGTATATGTAGAATTGTACTGGTTAATTTTCTTTTGTCAAATCTTTTTTTCCAATTAACGAACAATTTTCCCCGGCCAAGTTCCAATTCCACCCATTTCATAAACTTTTGTATAACCTAAAGCAGCTAACTTTTTCGCAGCTTGACGGCTTCTATTTCCACTTCGACAATATACAAAAATGGTTTGATCCTTTCGACTTAATTCCTTTGGTGCTTCATTTTGGATGCTTTCATTTGGAATTAAAACCGCTCCTTCAATATGACCTTCTTTAAATTCATCTTCTCGACGTACATCAACGATTTGGTAATCTTTCAAAGTCTTCATCATTTCAATTGCTTTTTCTTGTGAAATGGATGTATAACCGGTATGGTTATTATTATTTATGGTTGTGGCACAACCACTTAGAAACACACCAAACAATAATACAAAAATAAACCATTTTTTCATTCTATAATCACCTCTGACACCACTATACCAAAGAATTAAAAAAGCATCCTCTCCGATGCTTAATGAATAAATCCAATCAAACTAAAGACAAGCACAATCACACCCAAAATAATGCGATAGATACCAAAGATGGTAAAGTCATGCTTGCGAATGTATTTTAATAAATGTTGAATCGCAACAATTGAAACTAAAAAGCTAACAACAACACCAATCAACAAGACAAATATTGCACTCCAGCTAAAAGCAATTTTCGCTTTAACCATCTTTAATAAAGAAGCTCCAAACATCGCCGGAATAGCCATAAAGAAACTAAATTCCGTAGCTGTCTTACGGTCAAAGCCCATCCATGTTGCCCCAAAGATGGTTGCCCCAGAACGACTGGTACCGGGTACAACCGCCAGTAATTGGAATAAACCCACCGAAAGGGCATCTTTGGGCATAATATAACCAATACGGTCAATCATCACATCATGTTCACGATGTTCCATCCAGATAAAGAGAATACCATATATAACTAATGTAGCCGCAATCACATAGGAACTACTCAACACCGTATCAACCAAATGATCAATCACAATCCCAAGCACCAATGGAATAGAAGCAATCATAACTAATAACCATAAGCGTTGCGTTCTCTTTTTCTTTTCTGGACTCGCCTTTTTTGGATAGGTTAATTTTTTCCAATACAACAAAATAACCGCTAAGATACTGCCAAATTGAATGACCACTTTGAATAAATTCCAAAAAGCTATATTCATAGCTGGATCTGCGTAAACATTTAATGGTAAGAAATTTTCCATTAAAATTAAATGACCAGTTGAACTAATAGGTAACCATTCCGTAATACCCTGCATAATTCCATATAAAACAGCTTTAAAAACATTCCAAATAAAAGCCATACCACTCACCTCAATATCTTATGTATTTTATCATTATCATATGTGCATTGCAATTTTGAGAATTGTGTATAATGATAGTCAAAAGGAGAAATGAAAATGATTGTTATTGAAATGGATAATGGTGGTCTAATTAAAATTGAATTAGATTCAAAGGCTGCTCCTAAGACAGTAGAAAACTTTGAAAACCTAGTTAAGAAAGGTTTCTATGATGGTTTAGGCTTTCATCGCATTATCCCCGGTTTTATGATTCAAGGTGGCGATCCGCTTGGTAATGGTATGGGTGGTTCTGATGAGAATATTATTGGTGAATTTACCAGCAATGGTATTCAAAATCCATTGGCTCATAAGCGTGGGGTTATCTCCATGGCTCGTGCGCAAAATCCAAACTCTGCTAGTTCACAATTCTTTATCATGCACGCTGATGCTCCATACCTAGATGGAAATTACGCCGCTTTTGGTAAGGTGGCGGATGGTATGGACGTTGTGGATGAAATTGCAATGACACCAACCGGTTTCCAAGATAAACCAACACATCCCGTTATCATGAAACGTGTTTATATTGAAAACTAAAGGCTTCTGCCTTTTTTAAATATTCATTTTTTCGCGAATTGGTTTTAAAGCATGATAGACAAAAGGAATGATAATACCGGCCACTACCATTTCTAATAGTCCATTACTAACAAGAACAGATACGATTACAGCGCCAACACTAACACCCACAACACTCGCAAAAGCAGTACCGAAGAATAACCAAATTAAACTCATAACACTGATGCTGTGCATAAAGGTGCAAATAATAGATAAAACCATCATCCAAGGCAATTCAGGAAAACGCTCTTTTCCTAAATCATTTAAGAAGCCAGCTAACCAACCCAAGAAAATTCTTGGTCCAAAACAAATTAGTAAACTATAAAAATTACCTTGAATCTGACCTATGGAATAAAATGGTGTGAAACAAAAGCTTGTTAAGTTTGGCGCAAAAGTAGCTCTTAGAAAACTGGCTAAACCAAACACGAAACCAATGGTTGCTCCTTCTTTCTTACCCATAAATACGCCCGCTAAAATAACAGGTAAGTGCATTAAAGTGATGGAAATAACTCCTACATTTAAATAACCAAGTGGAGTTAAAGCCAATAATAATTCAATGGCTACAAAAAAAGTCAATACAATAAAACGTAATGTTTCTGATTTTGTTTGCATATAAACTCCTTATTCCCTAAAACTATACATACTTTAGCATATATTCATTCTGCCAACAAAAAAACTCCCGAAGGAGTTCTACTAAACTTATTTGTTGTTTACTAAGTCTTTCAAAGTCTTAGATGCCTTGAACTTAGGAGCCTTAGAAGCTTTAATCTTAATCTTTTCACCAGTAGCTGGGTTTAAGCCTTCACGAGCCGCTTTCTTAACAACAACAAACTTACCAAAACCGTTGATAGAAACTTCTTCACCTTTCTTGATAGCTGTTGTGATTTGATCAAATACAAAATTGACTAATTCGTTTGCGTCTTTCTTAGATACTTCATATTCAGCTGCAATTCCTTCAGCTAAAGTTTTCTTGGTTACTTGTTCTGCCATAATTTATTGGCCTCCTTAATCTACGTCCATTTTACCCAACTTTTTGTACCAATTTCAATAGATATAGCCTATTTTTTATCCCTTATCTACTTTTTAATGTATGTTTTTTGTAAAAATGAATGGCTTTTATTTAGAATCATGGCTTGTTGAAGGAAGAAAATCAAGTATTATAGCTCTTTATTTAATATTATTTTCTTAATAATTCTTTCATTTTTTGTCAAACACTATATCGACTTTTAAGACTTCGGCACTAGTTAATTATATATAGTAGTGAAATCAGTTTTTCAAACTGTGAAAGAAACCTCAATTTTAAACAAACTAAGTTATTTCAAACAAGAACTTTAAGTATTAAAAAACATAGTTTTTGCACTATGTTTACTTAGCTTTTGCTTTAGCCAAAGCAGCTTTAACAGCTTCCTTAATCGCATTTGAAGTGATTGTGGCACCGGAAGCACCATCCACTTCAGTTGAATTCTTCTTAACAATAGCTTCTGGAATATCCTTGATAGCCGCATCAGAAAGACCGGCTGTTTCCTTATGTTCCTTCAACTCAACCTTTGTAATAGCTGTGTCAGATACCGTTACTGAAACAACCACATTGCCATTACGACCAACTGCCTTACCTTCATAAGTACCAGCCTTGTAAACAGCCTTTTTAGAGCTACATCCTGCCAATAAAACAAGCGATGCCGCCACAACCATCAATTTATTCAATTTCATGAGTTTAAACCTCCCTTTACTATTTTTCATTATAAAGTATTTTTTATCTTAAGCAAAGCTTCTATTTAAGCCATTTTTCCCCGTTTGATAATCAATCCAAACACCTTTTTGTATATTGAAACAGAACGCACAAAAATGAATGCCCATGCCACCATCTTCAATCGAACGAGCCTCCATTAAAACACCCCTTGCCACCAATTCATTTCCCTCATATAAAGGGCGTACTCGATACAACACATGATGACCCGTTTTACGAATGTATGCTGCCACCTTATTCTCATATGGCAACATCCCTTCCACATTTAACTGCCTTGTACCCGTAATCAAATTCAACTCATTCGCATTTTGCCCACTTAATTCATAAGCAATCAAATGACAACGATTATACAAATACTTACCATCAATAAAATCATATTTAGAAATTCGCCAACCACTTGGCTTCACCATACCAATAGACTCCCTTTCCGCTTTTGGTAACGTTTCAGGTCCTAATAGCGCATAGCCCATTCTCGCTCTACCGAGTACATCCAAAGGCTGATAGACTTCAAAGGTTTTTTGCCGTAAATCTGCCTTTGAAAAATAAGGAATATTATGGTTTACCTCCACCACAGCTTTTCCCTCATATTTTGGTATTGAAATGATTGGTGCTGTTTCCACCGTTTCAATTTTTCCGGGCCAATATTGTGACACTAAAAAAGAAGTGAATAATACTGTCACTAAAAAACACTGCCGAAATTCCCGTTTCCATTTTCTTTTCCTTGGTTGCAAAATGATTTTCATCAACGCTACCAATAAGAAAAAACTGGAAATTGATAGACAAATGAAAGTTCCAATAAGAATTAAATCCACTTCTTTCCACATAGCTCTATTCTATCATTACCAATTTATCAGCCAAACCACAAAAAAGTGGATTTTACAATTCACCCACTAACTCACGCATATAAGCCGCAAAATCTTTCGCTATCTTTTTTCCTACCTCATTAACTTCTTCATCCGATAAAGGTTGGTCTAAAATACCGGCTGCCATATTCGTACAAACCGAGAAACTCAATACCTTTAAACCACAATGCCCGGCAGTTAATGTTTCCGTTACTGTAGACATACCAACCGTATCCCCACCTAAAATACGAATGGCTCTAATTTCTGCCGGCGTCTCAAAATGAGGTCCTTGCATAAAGAAATAATTTCCTTCATGGAAAGTCAAATTTGAATGGCTCGCCACTTCCTTCGCTTTCTCTCTCAATTCAGGTGTATACAATTTTGAAACATCATAGAAACGAGGTCCAAACTCCTCTTCATTCAAGCCCTTCATCGGACTTTCAATACCAAAGAACAAATGATCCTTAATCATCATCACATCCCCCGGTTTATAGTCCAAGTTCACTGCCCCTGCCGCATTAGTCGTAATCAGAGTATGAATTCCCAATAGCTTCAATAGACGCACGGGAATAACTAATTCAGGAAAAGAAAAACCTTCATAAGAATGAAAACGCCCGGCCATACAGACCACTTTTTTGCCGTTTAATAGCCCAAAAATCAACTCTCCCTTATGCGCCGGATTGGTTGTTTGTAAAAAACCGGGAATATCCTTATACGAAATTGTGACTGTATTTTCTAATTGTGTTACCAAAGTTGCTAAACCGGAGCCTAAAATCAAAGCCATCTCCGGCACCATATCGGTTTTGGAATGGATGAAATCCAAGGCCTCTTGGAAATACGCTTTATTGTAAGACATTCTGCCCTCCTAATTGACTAGCTATCTCTAAAACAAGTTCAGCACATTCTTTCGCTGCTTGCTCTTCAAATTGTTCATAGATGATTGAACCCTGTGCATCCGCTTGATCTGAAATGGCTCTAACAATCACAAATGGAACTTTATTTAAGTAACAAGTTTGGGCAATCGAAGCCCCTTCCATTTCTGCACATAATGGTTCAAAACGTTCCCATAAAGATTTTTTTACCTCATTTTCGCAAATGAATTGATCCCCCGAAACAATTGGTCCAAGGCGTAAACTCTTAACCTTTTGTACCAAATGAATGAGTGCTCTATCCGCTTCAAACCATAAGGGAAGTTGGGGAAGCTGACCTTGTTTATAACCAAAGTTTGTTACATTCACATCATGATGAGCTACTTTTGAA comes from the Bulleidia sp. zg-1006 genome and includes:
- the guaA gene encoding glutamine-hydrolyzing GMP synthase, coding for MADKIIVLDFGSQYNQLISRRVREFGVYSELHPGDMRLSDILAMEDVKGIIFSGGPNSVYEDGSLKCDPAIFTSGLPILGICYGMQMIHQMLGGEVKGSDKKEYGRTEVIFDTNNALLKGLPEKQTVWMSHGDQVVKLADGFVGMGQSTTCPSVASMNEERMIYTLQFHPEVRHSEYGLDILKNFVFGVCEVKANWSMKNFIVQQIDEIRAKVGKDKVLLALSGGVDSSVVAALLHKAIGDQLYCMFIDHGLLRKKEADSVMETFVKNMSIHLTKVDASKRFMNKLKGVSDPEQKRKIIGNEFVYTFQDEVQKLLKGVDIHWLAQGTLYTDVIESGTKTAQTIKSHHNVGGLPEDLNFQLIEPLNKLFKDEVRALGTELGLPEEMVWRQPFPGPGLGIRVLGEISEEKLEIVRDSDLILREEIQKAGLQRDIWQYFTCLPNIRSVGVMGDQRTYDYTVVIRAVTSIDGMTADWARIPYDVLDRISTRIVNEVKHVNRVALDITSKPPGTIEWE
- a CDS encoding MetQ/NlpA family ABC transporter substrate-binding protein is translated as MKKFIKAAAISVLALGLVACGNNAKKTTEKNEKLKVIATANPHGEILEKAKAILKEKYGIELDVSITDDYYIPNEAVSSSNADANFFQHVPFFDNEKKTNGYKIANVGGVHIEPFGLYSKTIKKVSDVKDGATVIVSNSVADNGRILAILNSAGLVKLPENANVLTTTIADIKNDTSNPKHLKFKEVKPELLATTYANGEGDLVAINGNYAISSGLNPSKDALILEKADAKNPYVNIIACQEGHENDKKIKALVEVLQSKEMKDFIKSKWSDGSVIPAE
- a CDS encoding methionine ABC transporter permease, with the translated sequence MTTTVNIEQLQTAVRETLYMTFFSLTMAVILGLVIGILLYCTQSDGLFPNRMMNRFVDAIVNILRAIPFIILLILVIPLTKLLVGSMLGAKAALPSLILASAPFFARMCVIAFQEVDKGTIEASKAMGATNWQIITKVLLPESLPAIVSGITVTGISLISYTAMAGAIGAGGLGSLAYLYGFARRNGPVLYTSTAIIIVIVLAIQWLGDFIVKRIDKR
- a CDS encoding methionine ABC transporter ATP-binding protein produces the protein MIEIKNVSKTFATKSDSIHAVEDVTLNIQEGEIFGIIGYSGAGKSTLVRLINQLEKQTSGEIWIDGVNIGELNKKDLNKQRQSIGMIFQHFNLLWSRTVQKNIELPLELAGMDKEERKKKVKELIELVGLSGRENFYPSELSGGQKQRVGIARALANRPKILLCDEATSALDPETTEQILSLLREINQKLHLTIAMITHQMEVVQKVCHRMAVMEEGKIVELGLVEDLFSRPKHAVTRKFVQNIEADQSIEDLAKSLKSRYPDGQLLRVSFTGNNADQPIIIHAARKVLFDVSIVESNISQSASGPMGVTYIHLSKGNKEDYEKFVKTLVESNVGVEVLS
- a CDS encoding rhodanese-like domain-containing protein translates to MKKWFIFVLLFGVFLSGCATTINNNNHTGYTSISQEKAIEMMKTLKDYQIVDVRREDEFKEGHIEGAVLIPNESIQNEAPKELSRKDQTIFVYCRSGNRSRQAAKKLAALGYTKVYEMGGIGTWPGKIVR
- a CDS encoding undecaprenyl-diphosphate phosphatase; translation: MAFIWNVFKAVLYGIMQGITEWLPISSTGHLILMENFLPLNVYADPAMNIAFWNLFKVVIQFGSILAVILLYWKKLTYPKKASPEKKKRTQRLWLLVMIASIPLVLGIVIDHLVDTVLSSSYVIAATLVIYGILFIWMEHREHDVMIDRIGYIMPKDALSVGLFQLLAVVPGTSRSGATIFGATWMGFDRKTATEFSFFMAIPAMFGASLLKMVKAKIAFSWSAIFVLLIGVVVSFLVSIVAIQHLLKYIRKHDFTIFGIYRIILGVIVLVFSLIGFIH
- a CDS encoding peptidylprolyl isomerase; this encodes MIVIEMDNGGLIKIELDSKAAPKTVENFENLVKKGFYDGLGFHRIIPGFMIQGGDPLGNGMGGSDENIIGEFTSNGIQNPLAHKRGVISMARAQNPNSASSQFFIMHADAPYLDGNYAAFGKVADGMDVVDEIAMTPTGFQDKPTHPVIMKRVYIEN
- a CDS encoding ECF transporter S component, with translation MQTKSETLRFIVLTFFVAIELLLALTPLGYLNVGVISITLMHLPVILAGVFMGKKEGATIGFVFGLASFLRATFAPNLTSFCFTPFYSIGQIQGNFYSLLICFGPRIFLGWLAGFLNDLGKERFPELPWMMVLSIICTFMHSISVMSLIWLFFGTAFASVVGVSVGAVIVSVLVSNGLLEMVVAGIIIPFVYHALKPIREKMNI
- a CDS encoding HU family DNA-binding protein, producing MAEQVTKKTLAEGIAAEYEVSKKDANELVNFVFDQITTAIKKGEEVSINGFGKFVVVKKAAREGLNPATGEKIKIKASKAPKFKASKTLKDLVNNK
- a CDS encoding FMN-binding protein, with amino-acid sequence MKLNKLMVVAASLVLLAGCSSKKAVYKAGTYEGKAVGRNGNVVVSVTVSDTAITKVELKEHKETAGLSDAAIKDIPEAIVKKNSTEVDGASGATITSNAIKEAVKAALAKAKAK
- a CDS encoding DNA/RNA non-specific endonuclease: MWKEVDLILIGTFICLSISSFFLLVALMKIILQPRKRKWKREFRQCFLVTVLFTSFLVSQYWPGKIETVETAPIISIPKYEGKAVVEVNHNIPYFSKADLRQKTFEVYQPLDVLGRARMGYALLGPETLPKAERESIGMVKPSGWRISKYDFIDGKYLYNRCHLIAYELSGQNANELNLITGTRQLNVEGMLPYENKVAAYIRKTGHHVLYRVRPLYEGNELVARGVLMEARSIEDGGMGIHFCAFCFNIQKGVWIDYQTGKNGLNRSFA
- a CDS encoding purine-nucleoside phosphorylase, giving the protein MSYNKAYFQEALDFIHSKTDMVPEMALILGSGLATLVTQLENTVTISYKDIPGFLQTTNPAHKGELIFGLLNGKKVVCMAGRFHSYEGFSFPELVIPVRLLKLLGIHTLITTNAAGAVNLDYKPGDVMMIKDHLFFGIESPMKGLNEEEFGPRFYDVSKLYTPELREKAKEVASHSNLTFHEGNYFFMQGPHFETPAEIRAIRILGGDTVGMSTVTETLTAGHCGLKVLSFSVCTNMAAGILDQPLSDEEVNEVGKKIAKDFAAYMRELVGEL
- a CDS encoding 5'-methylthioadenosine/adenosylhomocysteine nucleosidase encodes the protein MKLGIIGAMDVEVQTILQNCVSLREYEIGHFKIYTGKIGNQEVVVMKCGIGKVNAAIGTQIMLDRFAVDAVLNTGIAGGIHPDLKVGDMVVSSKVAHHDVNVTNFGYKQGQLPQLPLWFEADRALIHLVQKVKSLRLGPIVSGDQFICENEVKKSLWERFEPLCAEMEGASIAQTCYLNKVPFVIVRAISDQADAQGSIIYEQFEEQAAKECAELVLEIASQLGGQNVLQ